A stretch of DNA from Mauremys mutica isolate MM-2020 ecotype Southern chromosome 25, ASM2049712v1, whole genome shotgun sequence:
aGGCAGCTCCGgttctgggtgctgagctccaGGCAGCTCCGgttctgggtgctgagctccaGGCAGCTCCGgttctgggtgctgagctccagttctgggtgctgagctccaGACAGCTCTGGTTCTGGGTGCTGAGCTTCAGGCAGCTCCGgttctgggtgctgagctccaGGCAGCTCCAGTTCTGGGTACTGAGCTCCAGTTCTCGGTGCTGAGCTCCAGATAGCTCTGgttctgggtgctgagctccggttctgggtgctgagctccaGGCAGCTCCAGttcagggtgctgagcacctgtcccCTCCATGACGCTCCCGTCTCGCACTCTGGTCACTGACACTTTCATTGTTCGTCAGTGAAATGCCTCGAGCTGATCAGTGCCTCGAGTCGCAGCCCAGCGCTGAGGGTGCCCTCCAGGTCCCCACGCCGCCAGGCTTCCAGGAATCAAAGGAAACCACAGATGGGGCtgccgctccccctgcctgcagGGCATCATGCCAGCCTGGCCCTCTCCCCCCTTGGCACCCCTTGGCACATGAGTCTCCAGCCCAGGGAGTGACACAGCAGCTCTCACAACTGGCAGCCCGGAAATGACCCCCGCCGATCAGGGCTGGGTGTGAGACAGAAACTGAGTCACTGAATCCAGCGGCTCTTGGTGTGGCAGGGCCCGTCCCGAGGCACCAAGCCGGCTGGGTGTTCCAGCTCCCGTCTCCTCTGGGCTCAACCTAGCTCCTAGCAGAACAGGTGCCCACATCACACAAACCCACCGACCCAGCGGGCACCAGCCAGCCCCCCTcgctggcagcctcagcagaggacCAGGGCTGAGCGGGCTGCAGAGCCTGAGCTTCTGGCTGACCCCAGAGGGGTCTGAGCGAGGCGGGGCAATGGGGCAGCACCAGACTGGCAGCAAACTGCTCCAGggagtgacccccccaccccccgccacccctTGATGCACAGCATGTGCCTGGGGGAGAGGGTCCCGGGCCAGGCTGGCGGCCTGGCTGAGTATCCCAGCAGGGGTTGTGCAACGGACATTGATCCCGTTGCTCTGCAGCATTGTGGGTTGCTGTGCAGTGCTGCTACCTCTTGTATGGAGTTGTGCTGGACTGTGTGGTGCTATGCGGTGTTGTGTTGCTGTGAGGTGGTGTGGTGCAGTGCAGTGTTGCAGTGCTGTGCTGGATTGTATTGCTAGGTAGCTGTGCTGTGGGGTGCTGTGTTGTGTTGCTCTGTAGCTGTGTGGTGTTCCTGTGTTGCTGTGTGGTGCTGTGCAGTTTTCATGTACTGTGCTGTATTGCAGTGCTGTGTTGTGTTAATATGTTGTGTTGCAATGCTGTGTTGTGTAGCTGCTTTGTTGTGTTTGCTGGGTAGCTGTCCAGTGTTGTGTTGCTGGGTAGCTATGTTGTGTTGCTGTGTGGTGTAACTGCGGTGCTGTGTTGTGTTGTTGTGTGCTGTCGCTGTGCAGTGCCGTGTTGTTGTGTGGTGTAAGTGAAGTGCTGTGCTGTGTTGTTGTGCGGTGCTGTGTAGCTGTGctgtgttgctgtgtgctgtagCTGTGCAGTGCCGTGCTGTGTTGCTGTGTGGTGTAACGGCACTGCTGTGCTGTGTTGTTGTGCTGTGTTGTGCTGCTGTGCGGTGCCGTGCTGTGTTGTTGTGCTGTCTAGCTGTGCTGTGGttgtgttgctgtgtgctgtagCTGTGCGGTGCCGTGTCGTTGTGCGGTGCCACGTTGTGCAGCGAAGCTCCTTGCTAACAATAACGATGTTTCGCCCTCACAGACCTTCAGCCCCTGGGCAGCCGAGCCCCCGGTCACCACCGACTACTACTACGAGGATGGGGAGTACTCGGAGGGGGGCAGCCCCCTGCCCGAGGTGTGTGAGAAGGGGACCGTGCAGAGCTTTGTCCGCACCTACCAGCCGGCTGTCTACCTGCTGCTGTCAGCACTGGGCGTGGCGGGGAACGGGCTGGTGCTGCTCACCCACGCCCGCTACCGCCAGGCCCACTCCATGACCGACGTCTGCCTGCTGCACCTGGCCGTGGccgacctgctgctgctgctgacgcTGCCCTTTGCTGTGGCGGGCgcgctgcagggctggctgctgggcAGCGACGCCTGCCGGACCCTGCAGGGCTTCTACGCCCTCAACTTCTACAGCGGCTTCCTCTTCCTGACCTGCATCAGCGTGGACCGCTACATGGCCATCGTCCGGGCGCCTGCTGCCTGCCGCCTGCGCCCCCGGGCCCGCTGCTACGGCTGGCTCGCCGCTGGGCTGGCCTGGCTGCTCTCCACCCTGCTGGCACTGCCCCAGTTCGTGTACAGCCGGGCCGAGGATCACCAGGACCTCCGGCTCTGCAGGGTGCTCTTCCCTGCCGGCGTTTCCAAGGCAGCCCAGGGAGCCACCAACCTGGCCCAGGTCATCCTGGGCTTCGTGCTGCCCTTCCTGGTCATGGCCTCCTGCTACGCGGCCGTGGCCCGCACCCTGCGGGCTGCCCGCAGCTTCCAGCGGCACAAGGCCCTACGCGTCATCCTGGCCCTGGTGCTCGTCTTCGTGGCCCTCCAGCTGCCCTACAGCCTGGTGGTGCTGCTGGACACGGCCGACGTGCTGGGCCGCCGGGAGATGAGCTGCGCCCAGAGCCGCCGCAAGGACCTGGCTCTGGTGGTGACCAGCGGCCTGGCCTTCGCCCGCTGCTGCCTCAACCCCGTGCTCTACGCCTTCGTGGGCGTGCGCTTCCGGAAGGAGCTGCGGCTCCTGGCCAGCGATGCTGGCTGCGTGGGCCGGGCACAGGACGGGCAGCACCCCAGCCCCAGGCGCCGGGCACCACTCTCCACCTGGCTGGACACGGTGTAGGGGGCGGTGCTGTCCGGGCTCAGCCCTCCCCCTGCCGGCCAGGAGGCCAGGGCTCCCctccccggctggcagggggccgCTGGGGCAGGCTCCTGGCAGGAGGCAGTGTCACTTGTTACTGCACCCTCCTCTGGCCGCTCCAGGGGCAGTGTTCACTGgccggtgggagggaggggggtgtctgtgaatgcccagcacactgggggggggtgtctgtgtaaTGCCCagcacatggggggagggggctgtctcatgcccagcacactgggggggggtctgtgtaatgcccagcacaaggggggtgggggctgtctcacgcccagcacactggggggggtgtctgtgtaaTGCCCagcacatggggggagggggctgtctcacgcccagcacactggggggggtctgtctgtgtaatgcccagcacatggggggagggggctgtctcacgcccagcacactgggggggggtgtctgtgtaaTGCCCAgcacattggggggagggggctgtctcacgcccagcacactggggggggggtgtctgtgtaaTGCCCAgcacgtggggggagggggctgtctcatgcccagcacactggggggggaggggggtgtctgtgtAATGCCCAgcacgtggggggagggggctgtctcACGCCCAGCACACTGGAGGGGGTGTCTAACATCCagcacatggggggaggggggtccatgTAATATCCGGCACTCGGGGGGTATCTGTGTAATGCCCAGCACACTGGAAGGTCTGTATAATGTCCAACACATGGTGGGGGAGTGTATTGCCCAGCACACTGGGGGGGTATCTGTGTAACACCCAGCTGTCACCGAGTgtggggggagtcagggccctgcaccccccacttcctgcgattccctgggactctcagccagccagtaacacagaaggtttattagccgacaggaacacagtcccaagcagggcttgtaggtacaaccaggacccctcagccaggtctctctggggggcaaggagcttagaccccagacttggggttcctgcctcttcccagccagccccaaactgaaaccaaaacccctccagccggctctgccccttctctccccctctccctttgtccagcttcccggcaAAGGTGTAGacttgcctcccccccccaccttcctggctcaggttacaggctcaggtacctTCCCTCACcagagtcaccccctgctctcccatcccccatgcagacagtcccagtaaaactagagacattcccaggtcaatccgccCTGCTCCCTCCTGCGTCACAGCAGGGCACTGAAGGGTCTGTGTAATGCCCCGCacatgggggaggggtctgtgtaATGCCCCGCacatgggggaggggtctgtgtaATGCCCAGCACTATCTAGGGAAGTGGGAAAATAATCAGGCTTCCTCCTCCTCGTCCCCTGCAAATCAATAAAACCTGCCCTGGGCGCCTGCGTGTGATTGTTATTCATGTGTGTGATTCTTCCTTAACTCCCctgctccagccgcccagctGCAGTGTTGGGGTGACTGGCCCTTTAAAGGTTCTCAGCCTCCTTAGGGCCCAGCTGGCTCTCACGTGCCCTGCCCTGGCCGCTTTGCGCCTCTCCTCTGGGACACAGAAGGGTAAGGCCCTGGGCCAGATCCGTACTAGGGGCTTCAGCAGGGGCCTGGCGTGTGCAGAGGACTTGACTCcaggcaggtggggctgggagcagctgctggggaaggagcagggagtgaccccctggggccaggctgggaagagggagaaaggaaaaggagCCTGGGAAGCCCAGCTGGGCGGAAGGGCGTGGGGCGATGTGTGACTggcagagcagttcctcagactGGAGGTGTTGGGTGGAGCTGCCCAGAAGACTCTGTCTTGTGTTTGTACCTGTGCACCCCAGCAGACCAGACAGCCAAGTccctgaggggaaactgaggcagggatgctGCATGGCTGTGCCACGAGGGGGTGTTGGGAGGTGGTGACCCTGTTACATGCAGTCTCATGGTCAGAGCCAAGGACCAAGAGTCAGGGAGCTCTGGACAGCAAGGCCCTGGGGCCTCTAGGGCCAGGCCAGGCAGCTGGCCAGATGCTCTGAACCCTTCCCCCCGGGTCTGTTAATGGCCTATGGCTGTGTCAGCAACAACGAAGGATGGGGCCACGTGTTCCCAGCCCCCTGGTGCCAACTGCCCCTTTGCCAGGCAACCTGTGGGCCGGGGCTGGGGTAACTGCCGGTGGCCTCGCTGGAAAGCCTGGCGCTGGAGCTGCGGCTGCAAAAggggagtggcagctgctgggatggggtggctggctgggcaggggggctgcttAGAGGCTCTCAGTGGGGTTAGCGGTGGTCTCGTCATTCCCTTCCAGGACCTGGCTAACCTACTGGGAGCCTCCCttgtccctgccccaggtcctgggGGCCAGGGGGCAGAGTCGGGGCATCTGTGCTGTGTCACTTCGCCCCCTGCGATCGCGCTGACCCCTCGTGGCCCTGGAGGGCGGCAGACACTCAAAGCTTGTCAGGTGctcccctgccccggggccagtGGGTGGGGCCAACGCTTGGTCGAAAGTGAGGGTGGCGCTGGCAGGAGAGCAGCGGGCTGCCTGGGGGTCagggggaacctggggggcaTGGCCAGACCCACGTGGGGTTTGCCACTGGGGTGAATGTCTCTGAAGCTCTGGCCAGgggtgccctgcagggggcagcagaacCAAACTATTCAGCCCAGTCCCTTCCCGCACCCTGTGGTTAGGGGCCCGGACGGGAGAGTCAGTGGCATGCGGGAGCATCttgcggggggctccggggagtcccaccccccgcccaggccTGTGCCCAGCCTGCTCCCATTTGTCTCCTCTGGTCTCATcccccagggctggcagggggaaggtgttcTCGGCTGCCCTTGATCCCTGGCTCTCTGCTGGCAGACAGGGCTACCCACACCGGGGGTGGAGAGAGGAGcagctctggctgctggcccACACAGGGCACCCGTGTTTGGGAGTCACAGCTCAGCTGtagtcccgtcccctccccctccttgcaCGTCAGAACTTGCCCTGGCAACCCGTCGGGCTGGCAGAGCTTCTAATCTCGGTGCAaggccctccccccaccacgtcCCTGGGGAGAAGGGCCAACCAGCCAAGCCTCCCTGCAGTCCTATGCTCTGAGTCAGCCAGGTTGGGAGCCCAGGGTCTCTCCCTGGAGGGCAGCATGGggggacacccccaccccccgagatgACCAGTTtcactccctccagcccctttgGGATCGCACTGCCCGGCTGGTCGGGGACTCCGCAAACGCCTTGCGATAATGGTGAGGCTGGGCTAGCAGAGCCCCAACGCCCCCTTTCGGTGGCAGATGGTCAGACGTCACACCATGCTCCTGTGAGATGCACCACAGGCACCcatccctgctgcaccctctccctggcactggggctgggcacggGACCTCCCAACGGGAGTGGCACCGCACTGACAGTGCCACCCCTGGAGCAGCAGAAGTGAGCTCATGGctcagtttcctgtgctgggcaTTGGCTCCTGGGGTGGATTTCTGCCATTGTCCAAATCTGTGAGGATTCCCGGTTTCACCAGGGTAGGGGCAGCATCTCTTCTGCCCGGCAGGGCAGCTGGAGACCCTGGTCACACACAGACGCTTGACACAGCACTGCGCTTCTCCGTTGGCTTGTGGGCAGCACCTGGGATATTGGCGAACacccctcagggctgggggtggggcaggaatgcCACAGCCTCATGGGAGGGATAGGCCAGCTGTGGGGGGCAGATGGACCCAGCAGGGTCTcagcccccacacccaccccacaAAGTCACCATGGCCTAAACCAACCCCTCCTTTGTGATGCTGCTGGCGggttcccagccctgcagcctaaaCTCTctgatcaccaccaccaccaggacAGGAAACTCCCAGCAGGACCCTGGCCATGGGGATTCCCCCCAGGGAAACACCCACTGTCACCATGGAAACCCCCCTCCCAGATGGAGGCTGAGAGGGACTTTTTGCTAGTTTCACTTCCTGGATCCCTCAGTCCCACAGGCAGCACTTCCCAGTTGCCCGCAGATGCCATCCTGGGCAGCCCAAGAGAcacctgtttgctcagccaccCCGGCTGGCACACCCAGGCAGCACTACGCTGTGCCCTGGGGGGCACTTGGATGGGTCACAGCTTCCCAAGGGAGCATTTCCCCTCTGCACGGCATGATGCTAGCCAAGCGGGGCTGCAGCAGTATCTGTGCCAGCTGGAACTGACACAATTCCGGAGCcaggcagcagtgcagggacCAGCTAGGGGCTGCGGGGCCAATAAGCCAGTCCCTGCGCTGTGATTGCTTTTCCTTCTAACTTTGAGCTGGTGCATGGGGCAACCGCCAGTCCCCCGGCCAGGCCTGGTCCAGGGGGGATGGTGCTGGACTAAAGACAGAAAACAACTGCCGGCCACGTCACCGTTCCCCTGCCCGGCACAAACCGTTCTCCaggaggctgtgctgctgggccTTGCACAGAGCGGGCCGCACCAGAGGCTGCTGGGCCTTGCACAGAGCGGGCCGCACCAGAGGCGGCTGGGCCTTGCACAGAGCGGGCCGCACCAGAGGCTGCTGGGCCCTGGCACAGAGCGGGCCGCACCAGAGGCTGCTGGGCCTTGCACAGTGGCAGGATGGCAGCTGCCAGCTGGAGGGCAAGGGGTCCGAAGGGACAGAGGCACTGAGCACCAGCAGGAACTGGGCTCTGGCCCCTCGCTCgaggctcctgctgcagctcagcAACTGCTGAACGTCAGCGAGCAGCTCTGGCAGCACCCGCTCTTTTACTGAGCCTCGGGGGGAGCTGGAGCCCAGTCCCCGAAAGCATCCTCCCCCCTGCAGACACAcacgtgcatacacacacacacgtgcgcaCACACTTCCCCCCACGTTTCCCCCTCTCACGCTCGGCTCTCTCGGGCTGCCAGTATTACTGTAGCTCTGCTGGGCCCAGACCCTTCACCTAGTTCTTGGCAGGAAACCAATTATAGCTGAGTCAGCAGATCCGGCTGATTATTCCTGGGCTGCTATTCACAGAGCAGCCAGGGCCTTGGTTCTCCCAGCCAGCACTTCCCTGGGCTGGCTTCTCTGTGCTGTTTCCTAGCCACAGGGGGGCACCTGTCTGACAGCAAGAGGAGTGGGGCACTGGCTCTGGGCACAGGCAGCTCGGGGGGCGTTGCCCCAGGGGAGAGGCAGCCAGAGCGGGGGGCTTCCCGCGGAACAGCCTCCACCAGTGTTGTAGGGCCTGGCTTGCGTGTGCTGCACTGCACAGAGCAGCAAGGAGGCTCTATCGCCCCAGGATGGGCTCCAAATGctcagatgggggcgggggcaggagacAGATCCTCTTGTGGACaccagggcccctgccccatggctcaGCGTGGGCTGACGTGGAACTGAAGGTGTGTCCTTCACTCGGGTTAAAGGAGCAGCGAGGACGTGGCCACTAGCCTCTAGCTCGGGGTACCAGCTTTAACTCACGCTGCCAACCCAAGTTAAGCCAGGTTCCACCGGGTCTTCACCGCTTTAACCCCTTGTGTGCAGTGCGGACGTGGCAGCCAGAAGGGGGGCATGGGGGCGCTAGCAAGGGAGCAGGTGGGTTAAAGTGCCTTTAGCTGGTTATCATGCAAGCTGGTGGCTGGAGACAAGGAGAAGACCCCGCAGCCTGTGCAC
This window harbors:
- the CCR10 gene encoding C-C chemokine receptor type 10, with the translated sequence MTEMPPPNQTFSPWAAEPPVTTDYYYEDGEYSEGGSPLPEVCEKGTVQSFVRTYQPAVYLLLSALGVAGNGLVLLTHARYRQAHSMTDVCLLHLAVADLLLLLTLPFAVAGALQGWLLGSDACRTLQGFYALNFYSGFLFLTCISVDRYMAIVRAPAACRLRPRARCYGWLAAGLAWLLSTLLALPQFVYSRAEDHQDLRLCRVLFPAGVSKAAQGATNLAQVILGFVLPFLVMASCYAAVARTLRAARSFQRHKALRVILALVLVFVALQLPYSLVVLLDTADVLGRREMSCAQSRRKDLALVVTSGLAFARCCLNPVLYAFVGVRFRKELRLLASDAGCVGRAQDGQHPSPRRRAPLSTWLDTV